From one Bombus affinis isolate iyBomAffi1 chromosome 9, iyBomAffi1.2, whole genome shotgun sequence genomic stretch:
- the LOC126920180 gene encoding uncharacterized protein LOC126920180 has product MAALIRHGSLVNPFKCSPTILAVNTTSLRYDITRFKSKKRPQVPTRTINDDNRSLASKGFLRYQKEYKPSDDTYDRIDKICEEQQISTKCATKLEDPVQRFNLFLACEREFQHPIMNSVLYSIKTVSDLKKYYTKHVSNITPLDAMHSMELPKNLHVNYDYVRFHPDTDTLFNGKTAFPQSSTLVTGLKYKKKYPGHQQDDPYLEQMLKI; this is encoded by the exons ATGGCGGCGCTCATCAGGCATGGTTCACTCGTCAATCCTTTTAAGTGTTCACCAACTATCCTTGCCGTGAACACG ACGAGCCTACGATACGATATAACTCGTTTCAAGAGTAAGAAACGTCCTCAGGTGCCGACTCGTACGATCAACGATGATAACAGATCTCTCGCTTCCAAAGG ATTTTTGAGATATCAAAAAGAATACAAACCATCGGATGATACATACGATAGGATAGATAAAATTTGCGAGGAACAGCAAATTTCCACAAAATGTGCAACAAAACTCGAGGATCCAGTgcaacgtttcaatcttttcttAGCATGCGAGCGAGAATTTCAACATCCGATAATGAATTCCGTATTATATAGCATCAAAACAGTTA GTGATTTGAAAAAATACTACACAAAACATGTCAGTAATATAACTCCACTCGATGCTATGCATTCTATGGAATTGCCAAAGAATTTGCATGTTAATTACGATTATGTTCGATTTCATCCTG aTACGGATACGTTGTTCAATGGAAAAACAGCATTCCCGCAGAGTTCCACTTTGGTAACTGGATTAAAGTATAAGAAAAAATATCCAGGGCATCAACAAGATGATCCATATTTGGAGCAAATGCTTAAAATTTAA
- the LOC126920083 gene encoding uncharacterized protein LOC126920083, which produces MSGIASATGLLEARIRPTYRPKPKHVELTGFTKPAPFILRPFSGLFNPYPYGCSILCNHPADCEAKEVLRRAKDTWATEGKALLLPEEMDMIRANLVATCSATDVGENTGNEVTNDAPTVPEELFRKYTETDSRPLTPAPTLASGPALTNRPIQEEHPVTCDLRERITLILDLRTNSRKQMENETLSWHALTLEPPPTYRKSEIFVSKPSSRRTMRTPNPGDIPDTFTNIDDELNPSGHMEEEKVEKPTKEVVITRRRGRRLRKGKCRRGSGYGQQTEVRDLFEPTDTQISHIGDGSRRTSIHTNNGDVENLATTPKKTSATNNMPSMIFPSFIDPNILRHLCRELDSDKVEAEFSVRRKIAFEEALRVRGEHYSHSRRSQIFSNPALVDTPRVFSRQAARFEILGSESLHGLTILGYLNKHVFVTSGRKLIFRRVFNKFQEDTMGNTKCISPSIILEALQDMMGKPITQEQEAYFNLTIGEIKEPLNFRTWCGLCAAVERLLCPFPSKEIDPPTWLERVDFESLERRLKSANVDHKLAQFLREICKR; this is translated from the exons ATGTCAGGAATCGCAAGTGCAACCGGCCTCTTAGAAGCACGCATTCGACCAACCTATCGGCCTAAACCAAAG cacGTAGAATTGACAGGCTTCACCAAACCAGCGCCTTTTATTCTTAGACCTTTCTCTGGCCTTTTTAATCCTTATCCTTATGGATGTTCTATATTGTGTAATCACCCAGCAGATTGTGAAGCAAAAGAAGTTCTCAGACGTGCCAAAGATACATgg GCAACGGAAGGGAAGGCTTTATTATTACCAGAAGAAATGGATATGATTAGAGCCAATTTGGTAGCTACATGCAGTGCTACCGATGTAGGTGAGAATACTGGAAATGAAGTGACTAACGATGCTCCTACTGTCCCTGAGGAATTGTTTCGAAAATATACCGAGACTGACTCAAGACCTTTGACCCCCGCACCCACGCTCGCTAGCGGCCCTGCTTTGACAAATCGACCGATTCAGGAAGAACATCCGGTGACCTGCGATCTACgtgaacgtattacgttaattTTAGATCTTAGAACCAACTCACGAAAGCAAATG gAAAATGAAACACTCTCTTGGCACGCGTTGACTTTAGAACCACCGCCCACTTACCGAAAAAGTGAAATTTTTGTATCTAAACCCAGTTCAAGACGTACGATGCGTACACCGAATCCAGGGGATATTCCAGATACATTTACAAATATAGATGATGAATTG AATCCCAGTGGACAcatggaagaagaaaaagttgAAAAGCCAACTAAAGAAGTTGTAATAACTCGCAGAAGAGGAAGACGATTACGTAAAGGGAAATGCAGAAGAGGATCAGGCTATGGACAACAAACAGAAGTTCGTGATTTATTTGAACCAACTGATACTCAAATCTCGCATATAGGCGATGGATCTAGAAGAACGTC GATTCATACAAACAACGGGGATGTAGAGAATTTGGCAACCACCCCTAAGAAGACCTCTGCAACGAATAATATGCCTTCTATGATATTTCCTAGTTTTATTGATCCAAATATATTAAGGCATTTGTGCAGAGAATTAGACAGTGACAAAGTGGAAGCAGAGTTTTCAGTTAGG agAAAAATCGCATTCGAAGAAGCTCTGCGGGTAAGAGGTGAACATTATTCGCACTCTAGACGAtctcaaatattttcaaaccCTGCACTAGTTGATACACCGCGCGTATTTTCCCGCCAAGCAGCTCGTTTTGAAATTCTCGGCAGTGAAAGTTTACACG GGTTAACAATATTGGGATATCTAAATAAACACGTCTTTGTCACTTCGGGAAGAAAGTTGATTTTCAGAAGAGTTTTTAACAAATTCCAAGAAGATACGATGGGAAATACTAAATGCATTTCACCGAGCATTATTCTTGAAGCTCTTCAGGATATGATGGGAAAACCTATAACTCAAGAGCAAGAGGCATATTTCAATCTTACGATTGGCGAAATTAAGGAACCGTTAAATTTTAGAACTTGGTGCGGTTTGTGTGCTGCAGTCGAACGTTTACTATGCCCATTTCCTTCAAAAGAAATTGATCCACCTACGTGGCTCGAAAGGGTGGATTTTGAAAGCTTAGAACGAAGACTTAAATCCGCTAACGTGGATCACAAGCTGGCTCAGTTTTTAAGAGAGATTTGTAAACGATAA